Sequence from the Psilocybe cubensis strain MGC-MH-2018 chromosome 10, whole genome shotgun sequence genome:
CGGATTCGTTCGACTGACGGGCATGGCAGGAGGACAACCTGAAAACTATTGGTCAGCTCCGTTCAAATTTACCTTTCATGCCCTAATTCCCCGTCTTTTTCCTTTTATGGCCGCTTTTATCGGCAAAATCGGGCGCAGTTTCCTTGTTTGGTGCGATTTTCGTGCTCTTTTTTGTCGCCGTCGTTTGCTTATAATATTCCAGACACTTCCAGCACCGCTTGTGCGACTTGTAACAAAGATTACTACGCCAACCCttgtatttttatcaacCATCCATGCGCTGGCATCCATCCCGCTGACCCGTACCACTGCCCTTATTTTAACATCTCCGGCTGCCACATGACATCAGGGGCGTCGTGGGCCCTGGTAGTTTATAAAAGGGATGTCTGTACAAATGTTTCTTTCAGCTTCTTGTCTCGTTTCAAGTCCATGTTCGGCGCTAATTTTCAAGAAAACGTGGCCACATATGCGTCCACACCTCGGTCAACGCACGAAGCTTCGAGTCTAACTTGTTTTACGCTGGGATCCGCGGCCGTGCAAAACTAAAGGGGAGCTTACCACGTTGGTGTTCACTCAAAGCACGACTGCTGGTCGATTCGTTGCCCTTATCCGTCTGCTTCACTCGATGTATATCAGTTACTTCCTATGAATCTGCGAATCagacaagacaagacaagacCTTTCCTTGTGGGACTACTCTTACCTGCTGGATCGGGTGAGTTGAGGCACAAGTCGGAGTCCGACCTGATCGTTACGCTTCCTTACCAGCCAAACTACACGTTCACTCTACGCCCCCGGACCGGTGCGCACAATAGGCAATGGCTACTGAGTCCACTCCTGACATATCTTCACTGGCATGAAACTCCAAGACGCATTCATGCGCTTCTCCGACGGCAATGCCCGCACGATCCCGCTACTATCACCTAAAGAGCTTCAAACGACACTGTTTAATCAGTTAGTGGGACTATGACACAGATGCGTTTCATTTAAACTTCATTTCGTCTCAAGGTGATCTCCTGTGTAGGAGTTGAGGACGGGATGTCTATTTATAAGAATTCTGGATATTAAATGTGGCTAGCTCTAGCTCTTgatcttttttctcttctttgcaTTTCTACACTCGCCAGCACTAGCTGTATCCTCTGCGGGAACCTACGGCTTTGTTGACATCATAGGCATTTATGCTGTCGACAATACAATACTCTGAATAGAAATGTCATGGAGTATCTACTCTGATCTCAGCATTCCATCCTCCACTATGTTTTCAACTACATCTGCTTCCCACACAGCACCAGCACGTtccccatcatcatccataCGCAACCCCTCTCCACATATCCTGGTCAAATCCACACTCGGCTCCCATGCGTCCCAATCTGAATCACTTATCACGAATCTTTCCTCTATCCTCGCAGGCGGGACACCCACCGCCTCCACTTCCATCCACACCAGCAACACCAAGTCTACTATTATCACTAACACCCCAACCCCTGCTGCAAACAACCACCCAATTACGCGCACGGTGTATGCAGGCGTGATTGTAGGCAGCGCGATTGGCGGGTTGGGGGTTGTGCTTCTAGTGGTTATTTTAGTGGTATCGACAAAGAAACGGGGGAGGAGACGAACATCGAGTGATTCTACAGATTTGGGAATGACAGGGGCACGCGGgctgtggatgtggatgaaaAATCATTGTATGTGGTTTTTGTATCCATGTTTTGCTATTCGTGATGATGCTTTTATTCACTTCTATTTCCGTTTCTTTTCAATATCGTGTCTGTCTTTATTATACCGTACTGTTTTGTATATGTTGTCTCCAACCAAACTCAAGACCATCCAAGTCGTTCGGCACGGACTCGGCACACCGACATTTCACCGTTCTTCCTCTCGTCCTCGCCAGGAACGGCAGGAGCAACTGCACATGGCCCCTCCTCCCGTACGACGTCTGCATCCGAGCGCGCTGCAAAATATCTTCGCATTCAAGGCGCAAGTCACGGTCTTGTACAGAATCTACACAGTGAGCCAGAAGGTGGTCAAGGTCGCGCCGCTGTGGGTAAATACCAGGTCAGGAATCGTACAACTGCGAATCCTGGTGTCGCTGATGACAGCGAGTCTATACCCTTACCTCCTGGTTTATCTCAGCCTCAGCCAGTGATgggtgggggagggggaggggtgtCCATGGAGGGCGCTGGCGCTAATCAGATGGTTGAGGACTCAGCCAACCATGATGTTCATCCTTCCAGCTCCCAAGCTCACGTATCGGGAGAAGAAAGCCCGCCCTCTTACCATTTTACCTCTGTGGTAACCTAGAGCAATGTATAGTTTCTACTTTACGATTTTTCTCAGGACCCATTGCGGTCCATTGGATGCTGTTTCGAGGGTTCGACTTACGGGACTGGGACCTGCCAGCGTCTAAAGTATTCTAAATATAGACTTTTTAAATCTGAGATCCAATATTTCAAACTTCGATTGTTAGACTAGTCAGGCACAACCACCCGCCTAACTCAAAACGCCCATGATGGTCGAAATTAATCTGCAATCGCGACGCTGGAGCCAACACGCTTCTCGAGTGTCCAACTCATGTCTTGccatccagagtcaaagCTGCGCTAACAAGCACACATCTCTGTCAATTCGTGTCAATCCTCTTCCAAATGTTAGTTTGAACATTTGAATCCAGCTTGTCCCTGATTTCGGCAGTGATGTACACCTTGGCAATATCGAAATATTGCCGTCACCAAGGGACACTACGCGACCAAAATCCTCAAGCACTATCACCTGTGGGTGGCGTTCCGCGAATCACCATGGACCCTTTTTCGATTCCATTTCAAAAGATTACAATATGTTGTGCGTCTTGCACATCggctcttttttttcacgtTCATTTACATATATTCCTTGAAGGAAACGACCAAGCCAGTTCGCCCTCGGACGGCCTGAGCTCTTTATTCGACGACTGAATGTCTTCGTATCGCCTCGATGACAGTGATCCGGCGGTCGTGTACTCAAAGCCCCTCAGTGGCGGCCACTGGAGCAAGCAGAACTCTGGGGCGTCCTATCAGAATGGGGTGATGCTCACTCGTACACGGAACGCGAACGCAACACTCTCTTTTACAGGTGCGCATTTGCTCTCATATCACTCTTCGATCTCCACGCGCTTTTTTTCTGACGTGTGTTTTCCTTCATACTTTTTTTTACCGCACATATAATTGTGTAGGCACTTCTATCTCGGTTTACGGCCTGATCTCTCCCAGTGGAACAGGAAACGTTCCATCAAGTTTCTACAGCGTCGATGGCCAGAACGCCAAAACTTATACTGCGACGCCCACCAGCAACACGCAGAACCAAGTTCTGTTCTACAACTCGGGCACACTCGCCAACGGACGACACAATCTGGTCCTGATCAACCTCGTCGAGCTAGACTACTTATGGATCGACTACTTCGAAATCACAACAGCCAACGATCCCCCGGCGCAGCCAACCACCGCCGGACCACCACCAGCCAGCTCGCCGAACTCTTCCAGGCAGAGTAATACAACACCAGTTCAGCAAACCACCCGGGTTGTTACACAGGTCGTGAGCAATACCGTGACCGAGTCGTCGACGACGAGAGTATCTGTTGTGACGAGTGTCGGGTCGATTGTGGTTCCAGTGAGCAGCGAGGCGGCTTCGTCGTCTGATAGCACTGCGGCTAGTAGTACGACTGGACTCCCGGCGGCGGATACAACGGATGCGGGCTCTGTGTCGGAGAACAAGACTCCCATTGGTGCGATTGTTGGAGGTGTCTTGGGAGGACTTGCAGTCATCATTCTGGCTTTGATCTTGATTATTTTGCTGAAGCGCAGGCGGCGGGCGGGAAATCTAGACAATGAGAATGACAGGCTGTCACCTCAGACGGCGCATTCTTCAGGTGGTGCGTGTATTTGCCTGAAAGTGAAATCATAACTCAAAATTCAGTCCATTTAGTCGTTCCCTTCGTTAGTGGTCCCAATTCGTCGCCAGTGGAGACATATTCTCCGTACTCAAATTCGAGCTCTGGGCCCTCTGAATCTCAATACGGAAGCTACACCCAAACGCACATGGGTGCAGGACACTCAGGCGTCGTACATAGCTCATCAACAGCACGCTCTTTGAGCTCCGCGGTACCAACAGGCAAACGGCAATACTCCGCCACGGAAGAAGAAGCCAGAGCGTCTTCAACCGCGCTGCTTGCAAACCAGCCGCAGAGGGAGATGGAGCAGATCCCTTCGTCCACCAACGGCAGCGTCCCGGTGTCCATCGATGACCTGCCCCCGTCGTACCAGGCGGCGGCCGCCTCGTCCCAGTCAGGGGTCAATCCTGCGTTGCAAGCCTTGGCAAACGCGCGCAAATCATGAACGGACAATTACATTTACTTTCCGCTTGCGAGCGGTCTTCAAAGTTCTTTACTTTATACTACTCTTCATTGCTTCACCCTTCTTTTCCTGCCATTTATAAAAGGTTTAGCTTATCAATGGGATTTTCACAAGATGCTGGATACATTTGACTTCTTACTGGGTTTTGCAAATTTACTTGTACTAGAACGATTAACtacattcatttcaatttttttgttgatgcaCTAATAAGTGATCTCCCTCGATCTCGCGAAGACTGGCGGGTATCAATTATTGGAAATGATTCGTTTGGTTGTGCTGGTGATCAGCGCTTTGGTCTATCAGGCTTGGCTGGTTCTGCTCGTACCAACTTACACTGACCCTCGGCCCTCGATTACTTCCCTGTTTGTTGTGTGGAATCATGTAGGAGAGTGTCTTTATTTTATTAAAATCTCTTTTCGGAAAGTCATTAAGAATAATCAAAGGCGGTTTCGACGAGAAACCGACCGTGGTGTAAATTGGTATTTGATGGCATACCATCGTGGTGCATATATATACATAAGTATGTATTGCATATAGAGGATTTTGTATTCGTGTTTGCCGACTTCATTCAGTTTTTTCTTCTACGTACAACTTTCTCCGACGGGTGTCTATTCTTCGAGTTTATTCTACTGGCTTTCAGACCTTTGTCGCTCCCTCCAGACGCTCTTTAATTAGAAGAATTTACATGTCTTTCAGAATTGACGACCGCGACTCCATAGTATCATACTCCAAGCCTGCGGTTGGAGGACACTGGAGCTCTCAAGGGTCCAGCACTTCTTATCAGTCGACTCTCAGCCTCACCCGTACTCGGAATGCCCATGCGTCAGTGTCTTTTACCGGTAAACATCGTCAACACGAGGAAAAATCCCGCAACTAATTTTTTGACGATGTCTGCAGGGACCTCCATCTCCGTATACGGCCTGGTGTCACCTAGCGGTACCGGAAATATTCAATCAAGCAGTTATAGCGTCGATGGAAGCAAGACCGAGGTATATATGGCAAGACCGATTGAAAGAACTCAAAGCCAAGTTCTTTTCTACGACTCCGGCCCCCTCGTCGATGGTCAACATACCCTTTTAGTGACCAACCTTGTGGAATTGGATTTCCTCTGGATCGACTACTTCCTGATAACTAGTACATCAGGCCTTAATGGGTCGGTACCAGCTACGACCCCGGCAGCTTTCTCCAGTTCCACACTGGGCACTTCTACAACATCCACGAGCTTTTCAAGTACAGCAAGCATTGAATTGGCTTCGTCAGTGCTCCCCACCCAAAGTACTGTGGGGCAAGACGATGGGGCAAGTGTTTTGGCAGTGTTTTCAGAAAAGCGATGGTACTTATGCTTGCACTAGTCTCCAACGAATGACAATTTGCCGATAACCCCTAGTGCGAGTTCTAACTCGAACCTAAGCGACGTGGCTGCCATCGTAGGTGGCATTGTAGGAGGAATCTCCTTGATCATCCTGATGGTGATAGTGGTTGCAGTAGCAAGGCGCACAAGGCAAAGGGAACGGTCACAATACCACAGAGATGGCCTTTCCAAAGTTGCCTTCGAAAGCGAATCGAAAAGAGGTATGTGTTTGTGTACCGCTGTTGCTGCATTTGTTTAATATGATGATCTCCAGCGTCCGAGCCATCCAGGGGGTTATCAGACTTCGATGACACCACGGTTAGCACATATACCGCGTCTACCAGTTACTCCTTTGACCAGAGACGCATGGTAGTAAGCTCAGCATACTCCTGAACATACATGCGACATTGTTCAGAGAGCAACGGTGATGGACAGACCACGTCGAGAAGTCGAGCGTCTCCCCTAGTTGGTCAAGATTGTATCAAAGAGATCAACGGACTACCCGTGGCCTTCCACAGGTTGGATGTCTGGTTAGATTTTCCTCGTGCTCATCATGGTCCGTAGTAATTTGATTTTGTATGGTGGAATGCAGTGCTATCTGGAAGCCTTTCTAGGACATCTGGATAGGTGATAGCAATGATTCTTCACGCTCTGATTTCAAAATACATCGGATCTCACCATGTTCAGCATCCTACATTGAGTACAAGGAATCTCATCCACCATTTGCGCGTGCCGTGCGTGCAGTTCGGGAAAACGGCAGTCGTCGGTCGTCTTAAGCGGAACGTCAAACTGAGCCCGAATATTTGGATGCCTAAAATATCCAGCTGTGAACTTGAAGCAGTGTCGCAATCATTTTTCGATTCAACGCCTTAATCATCGTCACATTGGGTCTGTCAGTTGGGCCGCTGGGTTCTTCTCCCACCGGCGCCGTTTCATAATCCCTAGGTGTCTGATTCTGGTGATCTCCGGGCCTATTCAGGTCTATCTAGTGGAATATGTCAACGGATTGAATGCCTATGATGATATGAAATGCTATGGCGCCATACTGTGTCTAGCAAtagtcatcttcatcccgcGGTGTGAGGACTGGTTATCTAGAGAATGGGTGGAACCACTAtctttctccctttcccttccctcTACATCGTGTTCTCGTCATGGAGTTCCCAGAGAAAAGACAGCGTAGCGACTCCTTGGAGGACCAACCATCCGACGAAAATACCGCTTTGTTGAATTCCAGAGGCTCTTCAAGATACAATCATGCGAATGAAGATCTTCCAAAAAAGAACTCGTTCTTTGTTGAAAACTTGGAATATACTCCAGAGGAGGAGAAGCAGGTGCTACGGATAATCGACCGACGGCTCATGCCTTGCATTTTGCTTACGACGTTCGTTCTGAATATGGACCGCACGAACAACTCCAACGCCATCTCAGACAACCTCCCATTTGATCTGGGATTCGACATAGATGTGGTCAATATTGCAACTGCTATGCATTCTGTCTTTTTCGCCATCGCTTGCCTCACGGGGTCTATCATTGCTAAAATTGTTGGGCCGCATAAGTGTACGTGCTTATTGAATCCATTTACATACCCAGGCTCTCATTCATCCTTGAACTAGGGATACCCACGTTGATGTTCTCCTGGGGACTTGTAACTTTAGCCCATGTTCTTATTACAGATAAATCAGGATATCTCACAGGTCAGTTTTCTATTCCAAATTTTGCGATTGTAAATTAAAATTCTTCATCTTAGTACGGTGCTGTAAGTCCTAAATTTATGCGGGTCCCATAACTTGGCTCTGATCTACTTCAAAGTCATTGCATTCACCGAAGGGGGTAAGCCGTGACCGTATCCTATTTATGACCATCGAACCTCATCCATCAATTACAGGTGTTATTCCGACTACTCTCGTTTATCTAGGAGGGTTTTACAAAAGTACGGAATTAGCCACACGTCTTGCTTGGTTCTGGGGAGTGCAGCATGTAGCGAGCGCTGTGAGTGGGTTAATGGCCAGCGGGTTGCTGAAGTTACGGGGTTTGGCAGGGCTTGAGGGCTGGAAGTGGTTGTTCTTAGTTGATGGTATCATCACAGTTGTTGTTGCCCTTGGAACCTGGTACGTGATAGGTGATTATTTTCACTCCAATTCAAAATTTAAATTCTGCGATAGGTTTTATCTACCCCGCGATCTAACTCGAACGAAAGGTGGTCTGCGCGGCAGAAGCTCTTGGTTAACATATCGACAAACACAGATAGCTATTACCAGAGTTATCCGTGACGATATATCAAAGAAATCATATGAGTTAGTCGTTTTTTGATCTACTGATTGCCTTCATAAATTCTTATAATCGATAATCGACAGAAAAACCGTACAATGGTCGGATATCAAGGACACTTTAACAGACGTTGGGATCTTGGGACACCTAGTAATTACCATGATCGGTCAAACCCCCAATACACCCATGCATACCTGTAAGTACATTTCCAAAATGCAAGTACGAGCCAGACACCCATGTCAACACTTAAAATAGATCTCCCCACGGTCATCAAGTCGTTCAACTTCAACGTTTCCGTGGCGAATGCATTGACGGCTCCTCCATACCTGCTACAAGGAATCTCAATGGTGCTTGTTATCCAACACTCTGATAAAGTACGGGAGCGTGGGTACCATGGAGCGTTTGGAGGTGGGTTACTCCTAGAAAACTTAGTC
This genomic interval carries:
- a CDS encoding putative transporter (putative transporter YIL166C), with amino-acid sequence MEFPEKRQRSDSLEDQPSDENTALLNSRGSSRYNHANEDLPKKNSFFVENLEYTPEEEKQVLRIIDRRLMPCILLTTFVLNMDRTNNSNAISDNLPFDLGFDIDVVNIATAMHSVFFAIACLTGSIIAKIVGPHKWIPTLMFSWGLVTLAHVLITDKSGYLTVIAFTEGGVIPTTLVYLGGFYKSTELATRLAWFWGVQHVASAVSGLMASGLLKLRGLAGLEGWKWLFLVDGIITVVVALGTWFYLPRDLTRTKGGLRGRSSWLTYRQTQIAITRVIRDDISKKSYEKTVQWSDIKDTLTDVGILGHLVITMIGQTPNTPMHTYLPTVIKSFNFNVSVANALTAPPYLLQGISMVLVIQHSDKVRERGYHGAFGAGWQLAGWIFLRSLPDSAGRGIKYLAAVIVASWPSTHPLNIAWMSENTGSIGKRTVASGLVIGASNIYGVWGSQIYRADDAPYFKRGNLINIGFAGTAFLLWFIQKGLYQYRNARNAAKLRALSEADLAREEELRVSKGNTSPLFKFTT